The genomic stretch AGGAATTTTCTGGGGCAGCTTTTTCCTGACTCATTCATAAACTTCTTGGCTTCGATCAGGCCTTTTGGTTCCCAGATGCCGATAAGTGGTTCAGGGAGTTTTGACTCGTGAGTGGCATAGACTGTGGCATTTTTTTGAGGCTGTCGTTGTCTTACCAGTGCCCTGAGGCTTTCTTCATGGATATGGGGAAGGTCCACTGCGACCACTAGCCATGCTTTATTTGGATGTTGGTGGTGAGCGGATAAAATCCCGTTGAGTGGGCCTTTAAATTGGTCTTCATCTACGATGTGATTTAGCCCTGAATTGATGATGTTCTCCTGGTCAGCCCTACAACTGATAAAAGTTTTTGGGCACAATTCCCTTAGGGTATGGTAAAGATAGGACCGGTGATTGGTGTGATAATATTGAAGCTCTCCCTTGTCCTGTCCCATTCGGCTGCTTTTGCCGCCTGCCAAAACAAGTCCGTACAAGTTATCTGTTGAATGCATTTTTTCCTCCTTCTTTGGCCATTAATTTGGTTTCCGTAATACTGATGTCGTGGGTAAGTGCCTTGCACATATCATATATGGTAAGTGCCGCCACGCTGGCAGCGGTCAGGGCCTCCATTTCCACGCCGGTTTTTCCTTCACATTTTACCGTGGCCGTGATCTCCAGTTGCTTATTACCCGGGGTAATGTCCAGCTGGATTTTGTTCAAGGCCAATGGATGGCAAAGTGGAATCAAGTCCGAAGTTTTCTTGGCGGCCATGGTGCCGGCGATGATGGCTGTTTGTATGATACTGCCCTTTTTGCCCAGAAAGTTATCTTTGGAGAGGCGATCAAATACCGCTTCTGGAAAAACAACGATCGATTGGGCAGTGGCCGTTCGTTTGGTGACGGATTTTTCGGAAACATCTACCATTTTGGCATTTCCATCACTGTCGACATGGGAGAGTTTTGAGTCTTTCATCCTCCGATTAGTGTCATTGATTTTTTTGTTTCGGATTGGTTTTCGGCCTCAAATCCGTCTTTAAACCGCGCTTGCATGGCAGTATAAATGCTAAACTTCAGGCCATTTATATGATCGCTTTCGCGTATAAGTGCTCTCAGGTCAATGGTCTCGGTGGCATAGAGGCATGTTTGCATTTCACCTTTGGCCGTAACCCTTACCCGGTTACAAGTGCCACAGAATGTTCTGGAGTAAGAGGGGATTACACCAAATGTCCCTTTGCTGCCCTTAAGCTGATAGTTTAGGGAAGTGGAGCTTGGAGGAGCGGGAAGCTTTTGGATTGGCCCAAAATGAGCCTTGATATGTTCCAGGATCGCTATATAATCCCACTTTAGGGAAGTAGGGCCGCTGGATTGACCATTAAAGGGCATTTCTTCCAGAAAACGAACGGAAAGGGAGTGATGTTGTACGTATTTTACAAAAGGAATGATGTCTTCGGTATTTTTACCGTCCATGACCACACAGTTGAGTTTTACATCAAAGCCCTCATCGATCATTTGCTGGACATTGGCCATGACAATATCATATTGGTCTCTTCGGGTAATCTCATTAAAACGAGCTTTGTCAAGGCTGTCAAAACTGATGTTGATTTTGGTTATGCCAAGGTTTTTGAGACGAGGGATGTGGGGGCCGATCAAGGTGGCATTGGTGGTAATGGAAATTTCCTGAAGCCCATCTAGCATGGCCAGCTTATCCAAAAAATCCATCAGCCCTTTACGGACAAATGGCTCACCGCCCGTGATACGGATTTTATCCACGCCCATTTCCACAAAGGACTGCGATAGCAGCAGCAGCTCTTCCCAACTGAGCAGTTCATTTTTATGAGCAAATTGCACGCCTTCTTCTGGCATGCAGTACTGACAGCGTAAGTTACAATTGTCTGTGACGGCTAGCCTCAGGTAGTTGATTTTTCTTCCGTGATTGTCAGTAAGCATATGGGATGATTTAGGGATGTGCATTGATCCAGGAGCTGTGGTCCTGGTAAGTTTCTTTTTTCCAGATGGGAACGACCTCTTTTAGCCGGTCTATCAGATGTCTGGAAGCTGAAAAGGCCGCATCGCGATGGGCTGATGAGGTGCCGATAAACACCACGGGGTCAGTGATCTTTTTTTCGCCAATGGCGTGGATTATGACTACTTTGTGGAGGGGCCATTTTTGACCAGCTTCCTGAGCCAGTTCTTCCATTTTCAATAACGCCATTTTTTCATAAGCTTCAAAAAAAAGATGGCTCACGTCCTTCTGGTTGTTCAAGTCCCGTACCGTGCCAATGAACGTGCAGATGCCACCACTTTTCGGATGTACCAAGTGCTGATATGCTTCGTTGATGTTGATGTCTGTTTCTATTGAGATGAGCCTTTCCATAGTTGACTTTTATCCTCCGCTTACTGGTGGTATCAACGCAACTTCGTCGTGTTTGTTTACCATTGTTTCTTCACTGGCATAAAATAGGTTCACTGATATTGCCAGCGAAGGGAGGTTGACCAGGTCTGGGTATTTTTGGAAAAGTAGGGATTTGAGGTCCTTTACTTTTACAAATGTTTCTTCCACTGGAAAATCGATCATGGCAGATCCTGTGATGTCCTTTGCTGCGCCGAATGTGTGAATTTTCATGTGCTTTATTGGTTTTGCCTCAATCAGATGGTGATTTGGATGTTAATACACGGACAGAATTCATAATACTTGCCGCCAATGTTACCTGCAAGGTACGAAAGAAAACTAGAAATACGTAATTTTACGTAGTTATAATTTTTTTAAGCAAAGCTTTAAGCAAGTTGCGAATTTAGGAAAAGAAGCAGGAAGCATTACAAAGGGTTTGCTTCCACTCTTAATTGGAGCAGGCGGCTAGGTTCTTTATTGGCTTTAGAAGGCAGCCTCCTTGTGCTTAGATGTTTCCAATATGCTGTTTTAGCCCAGGCTCGTCTTCCAGTTTTTTGAGAAGCTCTACCACGTTATTTACTTTCAGCTTTTTCATGATGTTGAAGCGATGGGTTTCGATGGTACGGATGCTTTTGCCTAGCTGCTCGGCAATTTCTTTATTACTGGTACCATCGGAGATCATTTTTAAGATCTGCTTTTCCCGTTTGGTGATGTCATAATCATTGGCGGGAGTGATACTTTTACTGGTTTTGTTATCCCTTACATTTAAGTAGCTTTTCACCAATACTTGACTAATATCACCACTAAAGTACTGCCCACCTTGGTGTATTGTTCGGATTGCTTTCATAAATTCGTCTTTGCTGGTGTCTTTCAGCAAATAGCCAGCGGCACCGCATTCGATGGATTGGAGGATGTAATCTTCATCGTCATGCATAGAAAGAATGAGGGATTTGGTGGCTTGCTGAGCGCTGGTCAACTTTCTGGTCGCGTCCAGCCCATTCATGACCGGCATGCGAATATCGATGATCAAGATGTCAGGTTTTGCTTCCTTTACTTTTTCCAGTGCCTCTTCTCCGTTGGAAGCTTCGCCAATCACTTCTACTTCACCTTCGTTTTCCAGGAGATTTTTGATGCCACTTCTTACCACCATATGGTCATCAGCCAATACTACTTTAATCTTTTCCATTCTACGTATGTTTTACTCAATTAGTCTAGGGGGACATTGATGCTGATCGTGGTCCCTTTTCCAATTTGGGATGAGATCGTGCATTGTCCATTGATAAAATTAGCTCTTTCCCGGATATTGAACAAGCCGTGTCCAGACGCTGATAAGTGTCCTTTCACTTCCAGTTTGTCCATCTCAAAGCCCTTGCCATCATCGGAAATGTCCACATTCAAAAACTGGGAATTGTGAGAAAGTATGATCTTTACCTCACTGGCTTCCGCGTATTTGATCGCGTTATTTACGGCCTCTTGGCAAATTCTGTACAGGTTGTTTTCTACCTTCCCCTCCAGTCGGCTTAGGAAACCGGTCTGGTTTTCGAAGGTCACCTGTAAGTCCGAAAGTTTAGTGATTTCTCGGCAAAACTTGTTGAGCACAGGTACGATGCCATAATCGGACAGGGCACTAGGGGTGAGGTTAAAGGAGATTCTTCTGACTTCCTTGATGACATTTTTCAGGAGGTCTTTGGAGGTCTTTAACTTTTCACGTTCATAATCAGACTTTACCGAGTGAATGCCTTCCAAGTTGAATTTCATGGCAGAAAGCAATTGGCCGATGCCGTCATGCATGTCACGGGAAATTCGCTTGCGTTCTTCTTCCTGACCTTCCAGGATCAGTGCAGACCGGAATTGCTGTTCCTTGACTTTTTTCTCGATCCGCTCTTTGTTGATTTCCTGGGAAATGGCTTCCGCTTCTTTTTTTTCAGTTTCATCAGTGGCGACGACCATGAGGGTTTCCACCTCCCCATCATCGCCCATGGTGGGGATGATGTTGATCTTGATCCAGACAAAATCCCCCATGTCATTGACGACTTTGATGTCTCCTGACCATGTTTTGCCAGAAAGTGTCATCATGCGGATGTTGTCAAGGTACCGTGAGTCATAGCCCTGGTCTTGCAGCCATTTGAAGATGTTTTTTGGAACTTCATCAAATTCCATGACGCTGGAGAATTTATCCGAAAAGTAAAAGAAGTCTCCTGTTGGTTTACTCTTCGCAAATACGGTGTAATCTTCCACGGCGACGTCTACTTCCAATAAGTCCTGATAGGCCTGTTCCAAAGAACTGTAGAGAGAACTAATCTCCAAGGTCATCTTATGGGCTTTTTGTTCGGATAGAAGCAGTTTTTTGAAGGTCTTTCTGATGGTCTTGGCTGATGGGATAAATATGAAGAAAATCTCAAATGAAATCACCCCAAGAGATAGGATCAATAGGAATATTTCGATGCTTTGTAGGTTGGTGACCTTGTCTTTGGCTTCGTCGTCATATTGGAAGACAATGCTGTCCATCCCGTTTAGAAAGGCTTGTTCATGATGGATTACGGTGTTGATGTCTTGGCCAAGGCTGTCCGCGGGAAGGGAGGGATCCAGCTCGAGTTTGTCGATGATTTGTTGTGCTGAATTGACCATGATGGCATGGTCTTTTTCGATACCTTCAAACAGCTCACGGATTGTTCTGCTGTTGTTGCCTTTTATGCCGAGTGAGCTATTTCCATATTGCAGGCCCTTATGAACTTCTTTCCATTCTTTCAGGGATGACTGGAGGCCGGTAAGGTATTCGTATTTTTTTGTGCTGCTTAAACTGTCTCCAAGTAATAGGACGTATTTACTGATTTGCTGACTGAGCATACGCTGCCTTCCGGAGAGATTGACCACCCTGGAGTCGTTTTTTTGTTCACTGATGAATTTCTGTACTAAAATCTGACTGAGGATAATACTCGTAGCGATAGCGCACAACGCTATTAAGTAGTACCTTACTAATTTTTCGAATTTGGGCCTTTCCGCTAAATGAGGGTTTTTCATACTTCCGATATTCAACGGCAAAGTACGTAAATACACTTAAAAATATAAGTAAAGCTTACTTTCTTTAGGGTATGGAGTCTCTTAATAATAAATTTCCGTCTAAGTAATCGAGTGTTATGGATGAATCGTTTTTAGTGGAAAACCTGATGGATTTGAGTTCAAGTTTGATTTTTAAGCCTTCTTTATCAGTGGTATAGGTCATGTCTGAGGCGTTGTGGATAGAATGGCTTGACAGGGAGTCGGTCTTATGATAAAGGGACAGTACCAAACTGCTGAGATTTATATCGGTGCGACGTTGGGTATTTGAAAGGGAAAGTCCATTTTTTTTGGCATTGAGGTGGATGCTGAAATTGGAATAGCCTGCCTGAAAAGAACTGGTGTCCTGATTATAAATGTGGAGGGGAGTAAAATAATCATATCCTCGAGTGTTTACGGCTTGGTGTGTGTTGTTATCAGCCTCGAGTGTGATAAGTGTGCCGGAGATAGTATTGGGGTTTTCAGGTATCCCCAACGTTTCCAGGTACAATGCAGCCGCGGTGGTTTTGCTCCATGTTGACTTGTCTTTATTGATGGCCCGCAGAATATGGTCCAAATCCTGCTCAAACCACATTTGCATTCCTTCCAGGCCGTGGTGATCTTGGAGGTATCGGGTGATCGAGTAAATCTCTTTGACCTGGTCATCCTCGATAGGTTTGATTAGCGGGGTTTCTTGCTTTGCCCTTAATTCGGGAAAATAGGATTGGTCCCAAATGATTTCCTGTGAGGCATGTTCCTCTTCCAGCAAATGATTGTCTCGCAAAAGTGCCTTTAATCTTCTATACTGGCTCCTTTCACTGACTGAAAATATCCCCCAAGGCCCAAAAGATGAAAATAGAAGCATGCATGCTAATGACAGCGGAATGAATTTGATGCTTTTGAAGCCAAGTAAAAAATAAACACAAGTCACGGTAAGCCACACGCCAAGCAGTACAATGAGGTACCTGTTGATCGTGATTCCATAATCCTCGATACGGATCCAGATAGCGATAAACAGCATGACCACTAAGGGAAGCAAAATAAAGTAATAAAGACGCGAAAAGCGACCTATCCAGTGTTCCTTTTCATTGTCCCGATAGGGGTATAGTAGTAAAACGGTCAAAATACCCCAAGTTGCTACTCCGATGATAAGGTAGGAAACGACGCCTTTTGGCCAGTCCCAGGCCATGAGGATCTTGATGCTGTATCCATAAAGAATCAGAAGGTAAAGCACTAAAAGACCCAAGAGAATATACTGACTGAAAATCTTTAAGCCTTTGGGATAATTTACTGCTTGGTCGATCTGGCTGAGTTCTGCGGGGATGCCGGCCAAAAAGAACCAAGTATTGAAAACCCCAATGATCAATATGAAGAGTTGCAGGTATATTTTGGGGTCAAAATTTACCTCAAAAAGTAAGTGCAGTGCAGCCATCGCTAGTACAATCCCTATATACAGCACCGAGGAAAACAGCAAGGATGTCAAAAACCGCAGAAATAAGGTTTTATTATAATTCCAGAATGCCAAGGTGTGGATGTTCTTCAGATAGGGAGAGAAGGAGACCATCAGATGGATGCAGACGCTGAAAATAGCATATCGGTAATAGGGCATTGCGGTGCTTTCTGTACTGTTGCCACCCGGGAGAGAGAAGTAGACCAATCCCAAGAAAATAATGCCCAGAACGTGGTTGATGTATGCAAAAGGCTTCGGCAACTTTTTCTTTTCGTTAAAGATGCCAATACAAAAAAACAAGGAAATGCCCAACGCAGCAGTAAGCATCAGATTGATAAAGGGGAAGGCATTGTCGAGCCATTTTTCGCTTTCTACGAGGTAATTCCCCACGGAAGCTGCCACAATTGCCGAAAAAAGGGACAGCGGAAATCGCTTGGCGACTCTCAGGGCATGGGTATTCAGATAACTTAACGAGGGGAAGTCAATCATATATTAGTGGATAAATCAGCTACACAATATAGACGAAAATATGATAAAAACAGTAAAAATGTTGAATGGGTCAGGGCAATCGCTTTTAAAAGAAATGTTGTATAAATCACAATTTCTAATTTCTGGCGTCCGACTAAATTTCAAATATGATCAAAAACTGTCTTATAAATAGAAATTTGATGGTGTTTATTCCAATCCCTAAAATGCCCCCATCCCCAAAAGGGGAGCTTTAGAAAGTCCCCTCTAGGGGATTTAGGGGTGAAAACAGTTGATTTTTTTCAATTTGACGATTGTTTTCTCGGACTCCAGTAATTTCTAATTCGTTGTCGTTCCGACATGAGGAGGGGCTCAAATTTAAGTAAG from Echinicola soli encodes the following:
- a CDS encoding DUF4153 domain-containing protein, with the protein product MIDFPSLSYLNTHALRVAKRFPLSLFSAIVAASVGNYLVESEKWLDNAFPFINLMLTAALGISLFFCIGIFNEKKKLPKPFAYINHVLGIIFLGLVYFSLPGGNSTESTAMPYYRYAIFSVCIHLMVSFSPYLKNIHTLAFWNYNKTLFLRFLTSLLFSSVLYIGIVLAMAALHLLFEVNFDPKIYLQLFILIIGVFNTWFFLAGIPAELSQIDQAVNYPKGLKIFSQYILLGLLVLYLLILYGYSIKILMAWDWPKGVVSYLIIGVATWGILTVLLLYPYRDNEKEHWIGRFSRLYYFILLPLVVMLFIAIWIRIEDYGITINRYLIVLLGVWLTVTCVYFLLGFKSIKFIPLSLACMLLFSSFGPWGIFSVSERSQYRRLKALLRDNHLLEEEHASQEIIWDQSYFPELRAKQETPLIKPIEDDQVKEIYSITRYLQDHHGLEGMQMWFEQDLDHILRAINKDKSTWSKTTAAALYLETLGIPENPNTISGTLITLEADNNTHQAVNTRGYDYFTPLHIYNQDTSSFQAGYSNFSIHLNAKKNGLSLSNTQRRTDINLSSLVLSLYHKTDSLSSHSIHNASDMTYTTDKEGLKIKLELKSIRFSTKNDSSITLDYLDGNLLLRDSIP
- the moaA gene encoding GTP 3',8-cyclase MoaA, translated to MLTDNHGRKINYLRLAVTDNCNLRCQYCMPEEGVQFAHKNELLSWEELLLLSQSFVEMGVDKIRITGGEPFVRKGLMDFLDKLAMLDGLQEISITTNATLIGPHIPRLKNLGITKINISFDSLDKARFNEITRRDQYDIVMANVQQMIDEGFDVKLNCVVMDGKNTEDIIPFVKYVQHHSLSVRFLEEMPFNGQSSGPTSLKWDYIAILEHIKAHFGPIQKLPAPPSSTSLNYQLKGSKGTFGVIPSYSRTFCGTCNRVRVTAKGEMQTCLYATETIDLRALIRESDHINGLKFSIYTAMQARFKDGFEAENQSETKKSMTLIGG
- a CDS encoding response regulator transcription factor — protein: MEKIKVVLADDHMVVRSGIKNLLENEGEVEVIGEASNGEEALEKVKEAKPDILIIDIRMPVMNGLDATRKLTSAQQATKSLILSMHDDEDYILQSIECGAAGYLLKDTSKDEFMKAIRTIHQGGQYFSGDISQVLVKSYLNVRDNKTSKSITPANDYDITKREKQILKMISDGTSNKEIAEQLGKSIRTIETHRFNIMKKLKVNNVVELLKKLEDEPGLKQHIGNI
- a CDS encoding sensor histidine kinase, with translation MKNPHLAERPKFEKLVRYYLIALCAIATSIILSQILVQKFISEQKNDSRVVNLSGRQRMLSQQISKYVLLLGDSLSSTKKYEYLTGLQSSLKEWKEVHKGLQYGNSSLGIKGNNSRTIRELFEGIEKDHAIMVNSAQQIIDKLELDPSLPADSLGQDINTVIHHEQAFLNGMDSIVFQYDDEAKDKVTNLQSIEIFLLILSLGVISFEIFFIFIPSAKTIRKTFKKLLLSEQKAHKMTLEISSLYSSLEQAYQDLLEVDVAVEDYTVFAKSKPTGDFFYFSDKFSSVMEFDEVPKNIFKWLQDQGYDSRYLDNIRMMTLSGKTWSGDIKVVNDMGDFVWIKINIIPTMGDDGEVETLMVVATDETEKKEAEAISQEINKERIEKKVKEQQFRSALILEGQEEERKRISRDMHDGIGQLLSAMKFNLEGIHSVKSDYEREKLKTSKDLLKNVIKEVRRISFNLTPSALSDYGIVPVLNKFCREITKLSDLQVTFENQTGFLSRLEGKVENNLYRICQEAVNNAIKYAEASEVKIILSHNSQFLNVDISDDGKGFEMDKLEVKGHLSASGHGLFNIRERANFINGQCTISSQIGKGTTISINVPLD
- a CDS encoding MoaD/ThiS family protein, which gives rise to MKIHTFGAAKDITGSAMIDFPVEETFVKVKDLKSLLFQKYPDLVNLPSLAISVNLFYASEETMVNKHDEVALIPPVSGG
- the moaC gene encoding cyclic pyranopterin monophosphate synthase MoaC translates to MKDSKLSHVDSDGNAKMVDVSEKSVTKRTATAQSIVVFPEAVFDRLSKDNFLGKKGSIIQTAIIAGTMAAKKTSDLIPLCHPLALNKIQLDITPGNKQLEITATVKCEGKTGVEMEALTAASVAALTIYDMCKALTHDISITETKLMAKEGGKNAFNR
- a CDS encoding molybdenum cofactor biosynthesis protein MoaE, translating into MERLISIETDININEAYQHLVHPKSGGICTFIGTVRDLNNQKDVSHLFFEAYEKMALLKMEELAQEAGQKWPLHKVVIIHAIGEKKITDPVVFIGTSSAHRDAAFSASRHLIDRLKEVVPIWKKETYQDHSSWINAHP
- a CDS encoding NTP transferase domain-containing protein — encoded protein: MHSTDNLYGLVLAGGKSSRMGQDKGELQYYHTNHRSYLYHTLRELCPKTFISCRADQENIINSGLNHIVDEDQFKGPLNGILSAHHQHPNKAWLVVAVDLPHIHEESLRALVRQRQPQKNATVYATHESKLPEPLIGIWEPKGLIEAKKFMNESGKSCPRKFLMNSDVHLIYPENDLELFNANFPEDYEMAKSRIGEN